Below is a genomic region from Staphylococcus carnosus.
AAAACAACTAATGGACCTTTACCCAGTTCAGATTGCTCAGTTCCACCTTTCATTCCAGGTGTATCATATGCAATTCCTACATCAACAGCAATCGCCAAATCAGGTTTAATTTTATGTGCTGCAACTTTAGCACCACGCAATCCAACTTCTTCTTGCACTGTCGCACCAGATACAAGATTTATATCAATCGCTTCATTTTTTAAATTTCTTAATACATCTACAGAAAGTGCACATCCGAAACGATTATCAAAAGCTTTAGCTAATAAATAATTTTCATCTGCCATCACTTCAAATTCAGAGTATGGTGTTATCATATCTCCTAAATCTATTCCTAATTTTTCTGCTTCTTCTTTTGAAGAAACACCAATATCAATAAACATATTTTTTATATCCATCGCTTTATTTCTCTCTTCAGGTGCTAACACATGAGGTGGTTTCGACCCAATTACTCCTCTGATTTCGCTACCATCTTCTGTTGTCACAGTCACTTTTTGTGAAAGCATCACTTGACTCCACCAACCACCGGCAGCTGCAAATTTGATAAATCCATTTTCGTCAATATCAGTCACTATAAATCCAACTTCATCTAAGTGTCCTGCTATCATCAAAGTTTTATTCCCATTCGCCGCTTTCTTTTTGCCGAAAATTCCGCCTAAGTTATCTTCGATCAACTCATCAGATACAGGTGTAAGATAATCGCGCATCGTTTCTTTAACTTGCATTTCATGCCCTGCAATCCCATTAACATCTGTTAACTTTTTTAATAATTGATTCGTTTCGTCCATTTTCAAATCCCCTTTCATTTTATTTAATATTAGCAATTTTAAAATATAAATAAAAGCAGACAAGCCTATAACCAGGACTTGTCTGCTTTTATTTAAGAATGATTTTTATTTTTAATTAAAATTAAACTTCTACACTTAAACGTGGAATGAATGTTTCGAAGTGGATACGAGATTTGTCTACTCCCAATTCATATAATTCATTCACGA
It encodes:
- a CDS encoding M42 family metallopeptidase, whose protein sequence is MDETNQLLKKLTDVNGIAGHEMQVKETMRDYLTPVSDELIEDNLGGIFGKKKAANGNKTLMIAGHLDEVGFIVTDIDENGFIKFAAAGGWWSQVMLSQKVTVTTEDGSEIRGVIGSKPPHVLAPEERNKAMDIKNMFIDIGVSSKEEAEKLGIDLGDMITPYSEFEVMADENYLLAKAFDNRFGCALSVDVLRNLKNEAIDINLVSGATVQEEVGLRGAKVAAHKIKPDLAIAVDVGIAYDTPGMKGGTEQSELGKGPLVVFMDATIIAHVGLRRHIKKVAKDKGIEVQWGTTQGGGTDAGSIHLVEDGIPSIVIGVPLRYMHSNVSIMHKQDYLNAVKLVTEVVKSLDDDTVENIKW